A genomic segment from Flavobacterium sp. 9R encodes:
- the coaE gene encoding dephospho-CoA kinase (Dephospho-CoA kinase (CoaE) performs the final step in coenzyme A biosynthesis.): protein MTAIIGLTGGIGSGKTTVANFFKELGVPVYIADDAGKEVMQSQTILSEIKAAFGEEIVEKGILNRQKLAAIVFADQEKLQQLNAIVHPAVANHFKLWLSNHQQFPFIIYESAILFESKGNEKCNKIITVTAPLSVKLQRVMTRDTATEEQVLLRMKSQWSDDQRVAKSDFVIENIDLEKTKSQVVKILKIL from the coding sequence ATGACGGCTATCATTGGTTTAACAGGTGGTATTGGTAGTGGTAAAACTACTGTGGCAAATTTTTTCAAAGAATTGGGTGTTCCTGTTTATATAGCCGATGATGCTGGCAAAGAAGTCATGCAATCCCAAACCATTCTTTCTGAAATCAAAGCTGCCTTCGGCGAAGAAATAGTCGAAAAAGGGATACTCAATAGACAAAAATTAGCAGCTATTGTATTTGCAGATCAAGAAAAATTACAACAACTAAATGCTATTGTGCATCCTGCCGTAGCAAATCACTTCAAACTTTGGTTGTCCAATCACCAACAATTTCCTTTTATTATTTATGAATCTGCAATTCTCTTTGAAAGCAAAGGAAATGAAAAATGTAATAAAATAATTACGGTTACTGCTCCCTTATCCGTTAAGTTACAGCGTGTGATGACGCGCGATACTGCTACTGAAGAGCAGGTTCTTTTGCGAATGAAATCCCAATGGTCAGACGATCAGCGTGTTGCGAAAAGCGACTTTGTAATTGAAAACATCGATTTAGAAAAGACAAAATCACAAGTTGTTAAAATTCTTAAAATTTTATAG